GTGCGTTAGGCGCTTCGGAAATGCGGCCGCACATTGAGGAGTTAAGCCAGATCGCCTCCTGCTTTACCTCAGCTTATCCCAATGCAGGCTTACCCAACGCCATGGGTGAATATGATGAACAGCCTGAACAAACCGCTCACTTCCTGGAAGAATGGGCCCGTGAAGGTTTTGTCAATATTGTAGGTGGTTGTTGCGGTACTACCCCCGACCACATCAAACACATTGCCGATCATGTTCGCAACTTTAAACCACGACCATTACCGGTTTTGGAAACGGCGTTATAAGATCATAAATTTTGAAAAACTATTTGTAAGGTAAAACAGCATATGTCAGCTAACTTTTCGATAAAACCATACTTGCGGCTTTCGGGGTTAGAACCCCTGGTTATTCGTCCTGAAACAAACTTTGTAAACGTAGGGGAACGTACCAACGTAACCGGTTCAAAAAAGTTTGCCCGTCTTATCAGGGAAAACAAGTATGAAGAAGCGCTTAGCGTAGCCCGCCAACAGGTAGAAAGCGGCGCCCAGGTACTGGACGTAAACATGGACGATGCCCTGCTGGATGGCGTAAAGGCCATGACCACCTTCCTGAACCTGCTGCAAAGCGAACCCGATATTGCCAAGATCCCTGTAATGATCGACAGCTCTAAATTCGAGATCATTGAAGCAGGCTTAAAATGTGTTCAGGGTAAATGTATCGTGAACTCTATTTCCATGAAAGAGGGAATAGAAAAGTTCAAACGCGAAGCGAATATCTGTAAGCTGTATGGCGCCTCGGTAGTGGTGATGGCGTTTGATGAAAACGGCCAGGCCGATACGCTGCAACGCCGGGTTGACATTTGCGAAAAGGCTTACAAGATCCTCACAGAAGAAGTAGGGTACGATCCTCAGGATATCATTTTTGACCCCAACATATTTGCAGTAGCAACCGGTATTGAAGAGCACAATAATTACGCCGTTGACTTTATTGAAGCTACCCGCATTATTAAACAAAAAATGCCCCTTGCCAAAATCAGTGGTGGGGTAAGTAATATTTCCTTCTCCTTCCGCGGTAATGAACCCGTGCGCGAGGCCATGCACTCCGTGTTCCTGTACCATACCATTAAAGCTGGTATGGATATGGGCATTGTTAACGCAGGCCAGCTGGTGGTATATGATGAAATTGAGCCGCAGTTACGCGAGCTGTGTGAAGATGTGATCCAGAACCGCCGGGAAGATGCTACCGATCGCCTGATTGCCTTTGCTGAAACGGTAAAAGCAAAAGACAAGACCGAAGTTAAGAACGAAGCCTGGCGCAGCAACTCTGTAGAAGAACGCCTTAAACATGCGCTTGTAAACGGCATTACAGACTATATAGACCAGGATACGGAAGAAGCCAGGCAGAAATACCCCAAACCGCTCGACGTCATTGAAGGACCTCTTATGAACGGCATGAACGTGGTGGGTGACCTCTTCGGCAGTGGTAAAATGTTCCTGCCGCAGGTGGTAAAAAGTGCGCGGGTGATGAAAAAATCAGTGGCCATTCTTACCCCGTTTATTGAAGAAGAAAAGGAAAGATTGCGCGCCGCGGGCGGAGAGAGCCAGGCCTCAGGGGCAGCCAAAATTCTGTTGGCTACCGTTAAAGGCGATGTACACGATATTGGAAAAAATATTGTAGGAGTTGTACTGGGTTGTAATGGCTACGACATTATTGACCTGGGTGTGATGGTACCGGCCGATAAAATACTGGAGACAGCACAAAAGGAAAAAGTAGATATTATTGGGTTAAGCGGTCTTATTACCCCCTCACTCGATGAAATGGTGCATGTGGCCCATGAAATGAAACGGCGCAACATGAACCAGCCCCTGCTGATCGGCGGCGCTACTACCTCCCGCATGCATACGGCCGTTAAAATAGCCCCTCAATACGAAAATGGAGTAGTGCACGTGCTGGATGCATCCAGAAGCGTTACTGTAGCCGGTTCCTTATTAAGCAAAGAACAAAAACCTGAATACCTGGCAAATGTTGGGAGGGAATACCAAAAGCTGCGTGAAGATTTTGGCAGCAAGAAAACCGCCAAGCAATACCTGAAATTCGGGGAAGCCCAGGAAAATAAAGTAGCCATTGACTGGAGCAGTTTTAAGCCAACCGTTCCACAGTTCACCGGCACCCGTATATTTGATAACTTCGATCTGAATGAACTCGTAGACTATATCGACTGGGGTCCCTTCTTTATTGCCTGGGAGTTACATGGTAAGTTCCCGGCTATTTTACAGGACGAAAAAGTAGGAAAAGAAGCTATCAAACTGTTTGAGGATGCCAATCAGCTGCTTAAAACCATCATTAAAGAAAAATGGTTAACGGCCCGCGGGGTTATCGGTTTCTGGCAGGCAGCAGGTGATGGAAAAGATTCCACCTTAATTTATGATGACAATGGCGCAGAAATAGCCCGCCTGGAGCATTTGCGCCA
The Niastella koreensis GR20-10 genome window above contains:
- the metH gene encoding methionine synthase, with product MSANFSIKPYLRLSGLEPLVIRPETNFVNVGERTNVTGSKKFARLIRENKYEEALSVARQQVESGAQVLDVNMDDALLDGVKAMTTFLNLLQSEPDIAKIPVMIDSSKFEIIEAGLKCVQGKCIVNSISMKEGIEKFKREANICKLYGASVVVMAFDENGQADTLQRRVDICEKAYKILTEEVGYDPQDIIFDPNIFAVATGIEEHNNYAVDFIEATRIIKQKMPLAKISGGVSNISFSFRGNEPVREAMHSVFLYHTIKAGMDMGIVNAGQLVVYDEIEPQLRELCEDVIQNRREDATDRLIAFAETVKAKDKTEVKNEAWRSNSVEERLKHALVNGITDYIDQDTEEARQKYPKPLDVIEGPLMNGMNVVGDLFGSGKMFLPQVVKSARVMKKSVAILTPFIEEEKERLRAAGGESQASGAAKILLATVKGDVHDIGKNIVGVVLGCNGYDIIDLGVMVPADKILETAQKEKVDIIGLSGLITPSLDEMVHVAHEMKRRNMNQPLLIGGATTSRMHTAVKIAPQYENGVVHVLDASRSVTVAGSLLSKEQKPEYLANVGREYQKLREDFGSKKTAKQYLKFGEAQENKVAIDWSSFKPTVPQFTGTRIFDNFDLNELVDYIDWGPFFIAWELHGKFPAILQDEKVGKEAIKLFEDANQLLKTIIKEKWLTARGVIGFWQAAGDGKDSTLIYDDNGAEIARLEHLRQQNKKAAGQPNFSLSDFIKPGNGKATDYLGAFAVTIQGIEPHIKKFIENHDDYNKIMLQVLADRLAEAFAELLHEKVRKDFWGYAKEEHFSNEELIKESYSGIRPAPGYPACPDHTEKYKLFDLLGGEQATQITLTESLAMYPASSICGWYFGHPQSQYFGLGKIQKDQVEDYASRKNMQVEEVERWLRPVLEYDV